In Helicoverpa zea isolate HzStark_Cry1AcR chromosome 7, ilHelZeax1.1, whole genome shotgun sequence, the genomic window tccttataaaagcgttattttctatgtaaagattgataataggccgataaacttacaaagttcaacattcaaatatgtgtcattattgcacccgctgttgcagaaacgttaacagaaattatcgttcattgctcatcccccgtaggtgatagcgtgataatatatatcctatatgttgaaccgactcccaggtaatattcatgcaaaatttgatttaaatctatgcagtacttttcgagttcagtgagaccaaacatacagacaaacagacatacagacaaacagacaaaacttctaaaaactatatatttgggttcagaatcgataatagatcaccccccaagtattcttttaaaaaaatattcaatgtacagttttgactttcctatcattttattatatgtatagattagtaCTACACAGATGGTCAGTGGTATTGCACAGACAGATGCTTAGGAAAAagcttaattttacttaaacctTTTCCCctcaaaaagtttttgaagttccATTTTCATAACTAAAAGTTTCTATGCGATTTCGTACTCCATGTTGTAAAGTCCTAAAAGCGcggtaattaatttttttttgccgGCAGTTGCTAATTGTTTGGTGTCGCACGTCGGGCGACACCACCCATACAAACCGAGAGGTGTACGGAaaaaccgagcggaaaatccactagtgtgatAGCGCTGTGCCTAGCAGTGTGGAAGTTAAaaatatcaacctaaagtacgaAAAGTTAAAACAGCTAAATAATGACTTGCATTGACAGAACTTCAGTGACGAAATGATCATATAAAGATTGTaaagatctgaataagtacgtTTAAGGACAATTTCAAAGCAAATCGAAACCTTATGAAATCGTGGCGTGTCGGTAGTATAAGATATATCTCAGTCCATCATATGAACGTCATATCGGAGAAAAGTAATATAGAAAGTTCTCCACCTGCTTCAAAGCGTTTTCAATCTCAGCTTGTGCAAgaagttaaaattaaagaaaaaaggttttttacatttaaaaatgtattatgtGTGATTATGTGACTTACTTTTGATTAAGTATATCACTATTGCTATGGAGATTACTTATCCGAATTAATGAGCAGCAAAAAGCGTCATTATGTTGGTAAATACctaaatcaatgtaaataaaatttagttTGTTAATAACTTTTGATTAGCGACAATTGAAGTTAAAATCTATCATTTCAATAGTCAATGTTCGATCTATTCAAATCCTAACTTCTCTCAAGATCCAGCCAGATTAAATGCTGAGCAGTTTCTGGCATCAAGCCATGTGGCTTCAGCGCTTAGTTGACTGGAATAGATtagacaaaaaataatgaatggaATTCCATTCAATGGGtagtgtaaataataattgtaataaatcacGTTTCATTGTTTCAAGATTTTATTGCGCCTTATATTCTCTTATATGTTGCTCCTACGTAGTCTCGTATGTGTCCCTTCTTCTACTTTCTTGtatactacccctatgtactccccttatgcaCTTCTATTGACCTTAAATACTCCTTTACCTCATACCTCAATACCTTAATACCTCTCAATGTACCTACTCCATTTTTCCTTTTCTTATACGAACCTAATACtacatataaatagatttaACGAAAGGACTGAAGCAATTCGGATAGTTTATATAATTAATCATATCGAGTACCTGTCATTCAGAATGTGAGTGAAATTCCGTgaacattttctattttcataTTTCCTGTACAAGTGTTATAATGATAAATAGTAGCTATTTaatcacaattattttattatacagcCAATATAATAATGAGAGCCAGTTGAAAAACAAATGTGGTAAAATACCTACTATTAATTTACGTAACCCGTTGTGTGTGGTAAACTAAGGTTGGTTGACCAGCAATCTATTAATCACCAAACAACTACTAATGTAATTCTATGTAACAAGTAGAATGTAAGCTATATATTATAGCCTCATTAGGTATCGAATAGCTGATTAATTGTGGCTCCTAATCACCCAAGAGCTACTTACTATCTTGTCTCAGGTGCAGCTACATACTCGTGTTTGAAAGTGGGTTTAAAATAAAAGGCATTACAATGtatctatttataaacatattgttaTTGAATATTAGATACACATATTTAAAACTTGAAAACACTTACCTTATCGTCGTAAAATGATAGCCCAAACATTACCCACTTGTTTTAAACTCAGAACAATAGTTTTGAATTCAACCAAAGAGTAAATTGGCTccaataaaaaaagataatatatttttaaactttaattgcTATGAACACTAAATTGATATCtctataaaaagattttatttggaattatattattattttatttgaatattggTATTACATAGCggacaaataataatttgaagttcaaaattcaaaaataaagcgttcggtattcatatttttactaataagCTGTTTTGAATATTGTCTTTGGCTATCCGTCGACAAGCATAAAAAACCCGGGAAAGAAACAaaattcattcatattttttcacaGTTCATTTGCTTTTTGCgaaaaatatcttcaaattTTAGTTGTGAAGTGTATTGAAAAACATCGTTTGGCACACGTGCGGATTTATCATTACTGTTCTCGGTGAGGTCGTCAATCCCGTCTCGACTGTAATGCCAAACTACTGCACTTGTATCAAAATGTACTGTTATAAACTAGCTGATCGCCCCAGCTTCACACGGggtaattttgttattaagtacttatgtgcaatttttcaataattttctgCAAATCTTCTCTTGATAGTGAATATTCATCAGAATAGTAATTATCCAATTTAGTATCTACCTAATCGGGTTTTGCCCTAGACTTGTTCGGTATTTTATTCGAATAGTGTAGTGCTATACAAACACTACCAGCAAATACGAGAAAGCTTATAGAAATGCAAATGGAATACAGAAAGAGATAAAAGGAGATTTGGTGCCAAgaccaataaaacaaacattttaacgTTCTATATCGGTTTCTAGGAATAATAAAATGcgttaatacatattttgaacgCTTCAGATATGTTATAATAAACACTTTTCGACGATGCTGAACTTCCATGAATTCTGAGTACCTAGCATTTTATCATGATAACCTGTAAAAACCACTATAAAGGCGTTTAAGTGTTACTTGGTATTGATGTTTTTGTCATGGTAAATCATCGATATAATGAGATTTTGGAGCATATGTAGAAAATGCATTCAACCTTCTAtaccttcaattaaaatttatttttcttccagGTACTTAAGAAAATGAGACATCGGCATTGAAGAAACTTCAACGGGAGCACAAACCATGTGGAGATAGAACAAGTAACAGGCGCATTATGTTACATGCCAATAACTTTGAATATGAATCTACGACGTTATACGATGCACTTGGAACATACACTACCAGTACTGAGAAACATAACAATAATGTAACGAACTCCACGAACACAACATGGGCAGGATACGATGTTTGCGACCCCTCTTCATACCCACAAGATGTCCTCACAACTTCTGTGTTTCACACCTGCATCTACCTGATGTACTCAATAGTGTTCTTAGTAGCCCTAATTGGAAATGGCTTGGTGTGTTTTGTAGTACAAACTTCACCGCGAATGAAGACAGTGACGAACTACTTTATAGTGAACTTAGCGGTGGGAGACATTCTGATGACACTGTTCTGTGTGCCTTTTTCTTTTGTTCCTATGTTGATACTGCGGTACTGGCCGTTCGGTTATGTAATGTGCAAAGTGGTGAACTATACTCAAGCTGTGTCGGTGCTTGTGAGTGCGTACACACTTCTAGCGATATCCATCGATAGGTACATGGCCATCATGAGGCCATTGCGGCCGCGACTGGGAAAGGCGACGGCAAAAATGGTCGTTGCTGCGGTGTGGATCGGTGCGTTTACAACAGCGGCGCCCATTGTCGTCGTCTCACAGCTACAGAGACCGAGTCCTTGGCATGAGTTGTGTAAAGCGTAAGTAAGGGAAGTTGCACATTTCAAAAGTTATTGTTAGGTATAACATATGCGAAAACACAGTCATAGCTCTTTTGATGACAAGTGGTGGCGTTTGTACCTGCATATATGTAGTGCAATACAAGACTTACGAGTACATAATTACCGAACAATACCAGAAGATGAACTTTCCGACATCATTCAGCTCATATTTGTTGTGGCATGTTCACAGAGACATCTGTCTAGAACAGTGGGAGCAAGTAGGGCAGAGCGGGCAGTACACTTGCGCGCTGCTGATATTGCAGTTCGCGCTGCCGCTGGGCGCGCTCGTGTGCACGTACGCGCGCATCGCACACGCAGTTTGGGGGGGCCGACCACCCGGTGAGGCCCAGGATGCCCGGGACTCAAGACTACAACATTCTAAACGTAAGGTGAGAACAcatgctgcgggattgttcgacccacagcggaaggggtcatttgatgatttttgccatcgatAAAAAAAGGTGAGAACACATCTAACAATAAAGGTCAACACACTTGGCCTTGACTTACATCGTGGCCTTAGAGGTCGAGTCAAATTAAAGGTTCTCCCTAATAGACTGCGTGACGATAGCTAATTTGATCCAAAtgatgtaaacaaacaattatacggccaatgatgataatatttcaaaaactgcCTCTCCTATTTATTGCTTCCAGGTTTGTTTTAGTTACAGCTACGGTAGAATTTAGTTTTATGAGTCGTAATTCACTTCGTCAAGGTAGATCAGTCAGACTTGGCGAGTTTATTGCTTAGGTACAGATTTCATAAACAAACAGTCAAATAGTATAAATATGTTCCTATGTTGAAATGTAAGTGAGTTAATTTTATACTTGGAGTTCAACAAATGGAGCCAAAATTAGTAATGCAACAACTCTGCCTAACCACGACCTTTCAAATTGATCTAAAATTAGTCTGTGAAGTCCTATGTATAGACCGTAGTTCTAAACTGCACACGAACTACACAGTCGATAAAACTCTTCTGAAATAATGTTAACGGGTTCAACATCTGTGGTAAATTCGCAATACCCCCAACTTAAATACGGCTTTGAATTTTACATACGATTGTTCTTACCTTGgcttcttttgttttcatttcagtGTACACTTTTCAGACCTTTGTTAGGGCTTAAAGAAAGGGTAAACACTAGTTGCAAGAGAAAATAGAAAAGATTTGTAAACGACTACCGAATATGTTATGctgaatttatattaatttactgatatgaacattttataacaaaaagctGACACATAGAACGAGGATAGTTTTTGAAACATAATGCTGACACATAGAACGAGGATAGTTTTTGAAACATAATGCTGAATATAAACGTGACAGTTAAAGCTTGCTCTCAGCAATATTCGCGTGCAGTTTGTGAATTTTTCGTGCAATAAACGACAGATATTCAAAATATTCCTGAAACTGGAACAATGTTATTGGACACTTTAGAAACGTGATGTTCGGAACGTGTTAGTTTGTcgaggaaaaaataaaattttacttacttttattataatgttgtgTTTATCATTTAGAGCACTGAAAGAATTAATATAATTGTATATCGACATCAATGACGGATGATGTATTTGTTGATTTCAATAAATGTGCCTTTTTATGAATTCATGAAATCACCTAGAATGCGATTAATATcatacacaaataacaatatacatttcgaatatttaaatatttgcgaGTAGTTAATTTTTCCTGTAACcaggttttgttattgtaaacatttgAACTTGTTGATGTCATAACATTACGGAGTAAGTTCCCGTGAATCAATTTGGGCATCTTTAGCATTGAGGAGAGCGTTATCACGATACAAAGCGCATTATCGTTGGCACGAAGTCGCACATGTTACCCGAACACATTTACGTACGCAAAAACGTTACACATTACATTAGAATTGGCCCTTACTGAactgttctttttttgaattcgCCATTTTAAACAAGAGACATTGTAATAAGGtcacataattttttttattactattttaaaacaaaagacaatgtCAAGgaaatagtgttttttttggTAAACAAGAATGATAACTTTTTAACAACTTGCTATTTATTTAACATCGTGTAACAAGTTTTGTTTGGAAAGGTTACAGCCTAatttgtctttaaagttttgaataattaCTAAAGCTGTTTGCCAAAGTTTTTCTAGAAACATTTTTCGTCACGTTTTGAGCGAGAATATCTATGTCACAGATTATGCCTTGAAATAtctagtatttaaataatttatttatataacagaggtataataattttgaaaatacgaTAGCTTTATCGCAATCGAACTCACTTTAGTAAGTAGTGTCAAAGTTCTTATCTCACAGTACGTGTAACGTTTCACAGTACGTGGTTTTACCGAAGGGTTCGGCATGCCGGTCCAGAGGTCGTGAATTCGACTCTTAACAGTTGTACATCCTATTGACCCCCTCCCTAACGTGCAACCCACGTGGCTAGTAgtagtcgtgtcggattgccgtcccatcgggctatgagagtgagcgaatagtgagtgcacttgtgtctgcgcaaatgcttgtgcactatagtaTGTCCTGTGCATCTAAGATCACATCAGTagtcttataaaaataagtcaatAAAAGATATAGGTGTAAAATGACGTGAGGCATGTTTGAAAGTGAATAGTTGGTTTCCAGATGATCAAGATGATGGTGATTGTGGTGACGGTGTTCACCATGTGTTGGCTGCCACTCAACATGTTCATTGTAAGTATTTCCtctaacatttttatcttactTTCCCTTACACAATGTTTGAATACTCACTCTCATAAAGCAGTGTTACTCAAAAAGCAGTGTTTATACTTTGCTTATGTAGTTGTTTTGGTGTATGTTACACTGACGTAAACTTTCATCAGAATTCGTTGATTTGTTTTTACTTGAAGGAGTATCAGGAAGACTTAACAAGGAGGCTATGGTCTAGTTCGATGGTCAGTTTTATACAGTGTTGGTTGAATTGTATAATTTACCTAAtcgttttattacaataaattattcagtAAATCCTACACGTTTATaagtacggtagaccgcacatcagtggtaactgtcatgcaccttaactcaatagtaataagtacgattatcctataaaactgttaccactgacctgaagttgactgtacatccAAAAGGCGTGATATCCTCTTTCTGATAGGTAATGTAATATGGTGCAATGGGTGCAAGTGATTACAATTTCATAACAAACGCTGTCATAACTTTTGTAatgtctattgttttataactcATATCAGAGCAAATTGTGATATACGAGTATATTTGTAAAACTTCGTTTAGAAAAAATCACCATTTATAGATAACATACTTTGCATGCTCTGAAGTTTTTATggtataaacattattttaaaaacgaTTATCTTCACATATATTGCAAATCTCATTTCACGAATATTATCTTTAGGTTGGCATGCAAAGAAACTAATTTAACTTTTGAATAAAACCTTTTAGAACAAAGGATGTAGATGCAATTCGTAAAGAGGGTTTTCAACGAGCATTccacatatgtatttgaaatcaAAAATAGAACTTAATCGCTTTTAGAAGACCTTGAGTAAAGTATCCCAAACAGATAAATAGGTAACTCAATTATGTGTTTGACTTTCATGTATCCTTAGAGTacgagcacactgcaaacttttagtgggCAGACAGATTGTtcgagctcataaatcagtatgaagatgaatggaagtccacaaattacaacgatcagatatTTGGTCAGTACAAAAcggactaaaaactttgattggattcacgCTCTTAGAAAAAAATCCTTGATAAACTGTCGCGTCGGTCGACTGTATAGTTTGCAATGTTCGGGTATTTTTATAGGTATGTTGTATACGCGTGTAAATAGAGTAAGTGAAACGAAACTTAAGAGGAAAATTGGGTCGCATACCGTCGGCGCGTATACATTAGTACTTTATCTAATTTCGTGCGCAGAAAGTAAGTCAAACATAGGTCTTGTATTATGTTTTCTGTCTACGCGGCCTACGCCGTAGCACTTTCGTAGCGATAAAGTTGGTACGAAACCGAAGTTTACAAAGATACATTATGTTTCCagaatatttttaactgagttaaaaaaaaggttctcagtttgacctgtat contains:
- the LOC124631894 gene encoding RYamide receptor-like: MLHANNFEYESTTLYDALGTYTTSTEKHNNNVTNSTNTTWAGYDVCDPSSYPQDVLTTSVFHTCIYLMYSIVFLVALIGNGLVCFVVQTSPRMKTVTNYFIVNLAVGDILMTLFCVPFSFVPMLILRYWPFGYVMCKVVNYTQAVSVLVSAYTLLAISIDRYMAIMRPLRPRLGKATAKMVVAAVWIGAFTTAAPIVVVSQLQRPSPWHELCKADICLEQWEQVGQSGQYTCALLILQFALPLGALVCTYARIAHAVWGGRPPGEAQDARDSRLQHSKRKMIKMMVIVVTVFTMCWLPLNMFIVLWTIHEEDERWATWPGMPYVWFACHWLAMSHSCYNPIIYCYMNNRYRRGFKQAFGCLFRIRLDTSSRHRTSMCEGVQMSEIVGVNGMTRRGTTSSCLSRLHRAPTCSSCTSVRRVITTATRTSAPSAPVRALSVRTHLN